From Lentisphaera araneosa HTCC2155, the proteins below share one genomic window:
- a CDS encoding EI24 domain-containing protein, whose translation MEPSGQALEPKQKELILSALDRVIKKETSLSLMKGGFKLFSRDKQLFAKYAFGVTICLLASVSLCVAFYFVFQAFGREPLEAMVQGQVNWPNWLKWLSTPEQWIRDFSGLIILGVTYLIIVYLAVRIAFLFMIYWTDEMIASVMKISRNRPNTPFSMTWLLRLLKTGMRLTLRTLGVTLLFFALGWIPFIGYPIFLLGVAWSSGKDIIATVVMVYAEEEIEVPDLCQMPFKDSARLGWLFCIVYSIPLIGILFMPLLYMLKVCAFTFAVECEMRNLVGVNEQGDKLLT comes from the coding sequence ATGGAGCCTAGTGGGCAAGCCCTAGAACCTAAACAAAAAGAATTGATCCTATCGGCCTTAGATAGGGTAATAAAGAAAGAAACGAGCCTCAGCCTCATGAAAGGTGGCTTTAAACTCTTTTCCCGTGATAAACAATTATTTGCGAAGTACGCATTTGGTGTGACTATTTGCTTATTGGCATCAGTCTCTCTCTGTGTGGCTTTCTATTTTGTCTTTCAGGCTTTTGGGCGTGAGCCACTGGAAGCCATGGTACAAGGTCAAGTTAATTGGCCTAATTGGTTGAAATGGTTGAGCACGCCCGAACAATGGATTCGCGATTTTAGCGGACTCATTATTCTCGGTGTAACCTACCTTATTATTGTGTATTTAGCTGTGCGTATAGCCTTCTTATTTATGATTTACTGGACCGATGAGATGATTGCTTCAGTAATGAAAATCAGCCGGAATCGTCCCAATACTCCCTTCAGTATGACTTGGTTATTGCGCTTATTGAAAACGGGTATGCGCCTCACTCTCAGAACCCTTGGTGTAACTCTGCTCTTTTTTGCTTTGGGTTGGATCCCTTTTATTGGTTACCCAATCTTTCTTTTGGGGGTAGCCTGGAGCTCAGGAAAAGATATTATTGCCACCGTTGTTATGGTTTATGCGGAAGAAGAAATAGAAGTTCCTGACCTATGTCAGATGCCCTTTAAAGATTCCGCGCGTTTAGGCTGGCTATTCTGCATCGTGTATTCAATTCCTTTAATCGGCATTTTATTTATGCCTTTACTCTATATGTTAAAGGTCTGTGCTTTTACTTTCGCAGTAGAATGCGAAATGCGCAATTTAGTGGGAGTCAATGAACAAGGTGATAAACTCCTCACGTAA
- a CDS encoding DnaJ-like cysteine-rich domain-containing protein translates to MRVLLLIIFTFSLFAQEEEKTVSHYQEAMAFKSSWVLYKNAPDNYASYRAFLKSAEKLEDSELKAGAYAYAALGAYLQGKVEYGTRTYNSLNELGQNIGDSKWLNFCSVDQFGDECSVCEGSAKNSRACKKCNGTKTCRNAECRKGQIIKLEKIDGNFEEVSTDCPVCEATGFCQTCGGSGIYKIPCNICRSFGYLLNKMKVREQFKSGLMGMNALVDAHLVEGFEKDQLAKGKIKRGDRYYTAAEIEKMDTAARLKNERTSQVQRRREEQKREQELRAKMDKKFKSLEDDSVLAPEKAKKVIENDFSNVADPVKKRYINTYLKQADLMIKAKEAENKGLELEAIKWLKEAQKLRDHEAIKEKIKKLKLESIGL, encoded by the coding sequence ATGCGCGTACTTTTATTAATTATTTTCACTTTCTCGCTCTTTGCACAAGAAGAAGAAAAAACTGTAAGTCATTACCAAGAGGCAATGGCTTTTAAATCTTCCTGGGTTTTATATAAAAATGCACCCGACAACTATGCCTCCTACCGAGCCTTTCTTAAGAGTGCGGAAAAACTAGAGGATTCTGAGTTAAAAGCAGGTGCCTATGCTTATGCGGCCTTAGGTGCGTACCTTCAGGGGAAAGTTGAATACGGCACTCGCACCTACAATTCCTTAAATGAACTCGGCCAAAATATTGGTGATAGTAAATGGTTAAATTTTTGTAGCGTCGATCAATTTGGTGATGAATGTTCCGTTTGCGAAGGTTCAGCTAAAAATAGTAGAGCTTGTAAAAAATGTAATGGGACAAAAACTTGTCGCAATGCCGAATGCCGTAAGGGACAAATTATTAAGTTAGAAAAAATTGACGGTAATTTTGAAGAAGTCAGCACGGATTGCCCAGTCTGTGAAGCCACGGGCTTTTGCCAAACTTGCGGAGGAAGTGGCATCTATAAAATCCCTTGTAATATATGCCGTAGCTTTGGTTATCTACTCAATAAAATGAAAGTGCGAGAGCAGTTCAAATCCGGCTTGATGGGGATGAACGCTCTAGTGGATGCCCACCTCGTAGAAGGTTTTGAAAAAGATCAATTGGCCAAAGGGAAAATCAAACGTGGCGATCGTTATTACACGGCAGCAGAAATTGAGAAAATGGATACAGCTGCACGCTTGAAAAATGAACGTACAAGTCAAGTTCAACGTCGTCGAGAAGAGCAAAAACGCGAGCAAGAGTTGCGAGCTAAGATGGATAAGAAGTTTAAGTCCCTTGAAGATGATTCGGTACTCGCTCCAGAAAAAGCCAAAAAAGTTATTGAGAATGATTTTTCGAATGTTGCTGATCCAGTTAAAAAGAGGTATATAAATACCTACCTCAAGCAAGCTGACCTAATGATAAAAGCCAAAGAAGCTGAAAATAAAGGTCTCGAATTAGAAGCGATAAAATGGTTAAAAGAAGCACAAAAACTACGTGATCATGAAGCCATAAAAGAAAAGATTAAGAAATTGAAATTGGAGAGCATTGGACTGTGA
- the serB gene encoding phosphoserine phosphatase SerB — MKYDFFLISPFNDSASAKSAVEYFFQSEKMDYSIAEEKNHDYYNCFIYHLELEDAQVQVIKERLISKLQANSKSDGVILPMDYFKDNTGFIAFDMDSTLIECECIDELAVKAGVGDQVKAVTAAAMRGELDFSGSFVKRLALLDGLKLEALDELKEELPLMPGMESLVTKLVQSEWKTAVFSGGFTYFADSLQERFGFDYVRANVLECGEEALTGKHIGGIVDSQVKKESLLELAGKEGVDPAFTVAVGDGANDLPMIHASGQGFAFHAKPIVCAEAPNSVKNCDLSALEFILNL, encoded by the coding sequence ATGAAATACGACTTCTTTTTGATTTCCCCTTTTAATGATTCGGCTTCGGCAAAATCTGCTGTTGAATACTTCTTTCAATCCGAGAAAATGGATTACTCTATAGCAGAAGAAAAGAACCACGATTATTACAACTGCTTTATCTATCACCTCGAGCTCGAAGACGCACAGGTACAAGTGATTAAAGAGCGTTTAATTAGTAAGCTCCAAGCCAACTCAAAATCTGATGGTGTAATATTGCCGATGGATTACTTCAAGGATAATACGGGCTTCATAGCTTTTGATATGGATTCCACTCTCATTGAATGTGAGTGCATCGATGAATTGGCCGTCAAAGCTGGTGTCGGTGACCAAGTGAAAGCAGTTACTGCTGCAGCAATGCGTGGTGAGTTAGATTTCTCTGGAAGTTTTGTGAAACGCTTAGCTCTTCTAGATGGCTTGAAATTAGAAGCCCTCGATGAACTTAAAGAAGAATTACCACTGATGCCGGGCATGGAGAGCCTCGTCACAAAACTCGTGCAGAGTGAATGGAAAACGGCAGTATTCTCTGGTGGTTTTACTTATTTCGCGGATTCACTCCAAGAGCGCTTTGGTTTTGATTACGTACGTGCCAACGTTTTAGAATGTGGCGAAGAAGCCCTCACAGGTAAACACATCGGCGGAATCGTCGATAGTCAAGTAAAGAAAGAAAGCCTTTTAGAACTGGCTGGAAAAGAGGGCGTTGATCCCGCTTTCACAGTAGCGGTAGGTGACGGAGCCAATGATTTACCCATGATCCATGCATCTGGGCAGGGCTTTGCGTTCCACGCAAAACCAATTGTTTGTGCAGAAGCACCAAATTCAGTGAAAAATTGTGATCTTTCTGCCTTAGAGTTCATTTTAAATCTCTAA
- a CDS encoding DUF3592 domain-containing protein, with the protein MAKTKNNIFSVIFLTIFGMPFFAAGAFVIFMALKPLYHNHLASEWKEVPATLTEVSLDGRGDSVKLIAKYNYTYEGKNYSSGQVAFNMMTGNVSRYHQNFHDKLNKAKSNNESVPCYVNPSNPKEVILDRKNRTRMLVFMIPFGSVFVLVGGGLMCSGLFSSKARKKEKVLQEKAPDEPWKWNKDWQDSVILAKTSKGVWGLFGIAVFLNLFMVPFWAGVLNSDKKVPIFAYGIIGLFQLIAFGLVGTFIYHFIRSKKYGKVNFHMETFPAVIGGQCKGVIKVPVEVQAMDGFKLTLKNIHQYRTGSGKNSTTHRDVLWEDSKIIKAQHGSNFNTEIEVEFDIPSGGKISQSTGDSKYWVLTAVAETPGVDFKEEFRVPVFVTEDSQNKPIEEFEEKKLVESGYDLEGALPRYKIHMQKVGQGLLIIVPRMRRISTSLITFIVTCGIGVGIGFAISHKEYFVTFVVGIFFLVFFAIFYSATFIKREFALKGENLIVKQTHPLGTKVVECQRDDAKFDISWSAKTNDKTTSWNLSLKVNGKKITLVSNCKDKELLVALKHKLLNHGKAPDALEETD; encoded by the coding sequence ATGGCGAAAACTAAAAATAATATTTTTTCAGTCATCTTTCTCACTATATTTGGCATGCCATTTTTTGCCGCGGGTGCCTTTGTCATTTTTATGGCGTTAAAACCCCTTTACCACAATCATTTAGCGAGTGAATGGAAAGAAGTTCCCGCTACTCTGACTGAAGTCAGTTTAGATGGCCGTGGTGACTCAGTAAAACTTATCGCAAAATACAATTACACTTATGAAGGCAAAAACTACTCTTCCGGTCAAGTGGCCTTCAATATGATGACTGGCAATGTCTCACGCTATCACCAAAATTTTCATGACAAGCTCAATAAAGCTAAATCCAATAATGAATCAGTGCCTTGTTATGTAAATCCTTCCAATCCTAAAGAAGTCATTTTAGATCGCAAAAACCGCACTAGAATGCTCGTCTTTATGATTCCTTTCGGCTCAGTATTTGTTCTTGTAGGTGGCGGCTTGATGTGTTCAGGGCTTTTTTCTAGCAAGGCCAGAAAGAAAGAGAAGGTCTTACAAGAAAAAGCTCCAGATGAGCCATGGAAATGGAACAAAGATTGGCAGGACTCAGTTATTTTGGCAAAGACCTCAAAAGGCGTTTGGGGCTTGTTTGGCATCGCGGTTTTTCTCAATTTATTTATGGTTCCCTTTTGGGCGGGGGTATTAAACTCAGATAAAAAAGTCCCCATTTTTGCTTATGGAATCATCGGACTCTTTCAGCTCATTGCCTTTGGTTTAGTGGGAACCTTTATCTATCACTTCATTAGAAGTAAAAAGTATGGCAAGGTGAATTTCCATATGGAGACTTTTCCTGCTGTTATCGGAGGTCAATGCAAAGGCGTCATTAAAGTGCCCGTTGAAGTCCAAGCCATGGATGGTTTTAAACTCACACTCAAGAATATTCATCAATACCGCACGGGCTCAGGCAAGAATTCCACGACGCATCGAGATGTGCTCTGGGAAGATAGCAAAATTATTAAAGCCCAGCATGGCAGTAACTTTAATACAGAAATTGAAGTGGAATTCGATATTCCTAGTGGCGGAAAAATATCTCAATCCACAGGAGATAGCAAGTACTGGGTACTCACTGCAGTCGCTGAAACTCCAGGTGTTGATTTTAAAGAAGAATTTCGGGTTCCCGTTTTTGTCACCGAGGACTCACAAAATAAACCTATTGAAGAATTTGAAGAGAAGAAATTAGTCGAATCGGGGTACGATTTAGAAGGCGCTTTGCCGCGCTACAAAATACACATGCAGAAGGTTGGGCAGGGTTTGCTGATCATTGTGCCGAGAATGCGTCGAATTAGCACCTCTCTGATCACCTTTATCGTAACTTGCGGCATTGGAGTCGGCATTGGCTTTGCCATAAGCCATAAAGAGTACTTCGTCACCTTTGTTGTGGGCATCTTCTTTTTGGTCTTTTTCGCCATCTTCTATTCAGCGACTTTCATCAAAAGAGAATTCGCCCTCAAAGGCGAGAACTTAATTGTAAAACAAACACACCCCTTGGGAACGAAAGTGGTCGAATGTCAACGAGATGATGCCAAGTTTGATATCAGCTGGAGTGCCAAAACAAATGATAAGACCACGTCTTGGAATTTATCCTTAAAAGTCAATGGCAAGAAAATCACCCTCGTCAGCAACTGCAAAGATAAAGAACTCCTCGTCGCACTCAAACACAAACTCCTCAACCACGGCAAAGCTCCAGATGCACTTGAAGAAACAGATTAA
- a CDS encoding alpha/beta hydrolase — MHKLALSLIFSFLLFPSFVNAKDKAPELKPDEIVKWKKVPQRDRPLEFHYFYPEKFKKTDSRPTVVFFFGGGWSGFNATQFYPQAKYYSSRGLLAICATYRTTSFYKTEPWQCVQDAKSTVRHLKVNAKQLGIDPKKLIVGGGSAGGHIAAATATLKEWNNKEDDLSISSTPSALLLFNPVFDNGPGGYGNNEKDSRVKNYWKTFSPLHNLNGKQPPTLVLMGDRDKHTSAEKTRLYGDTMKKNNNTCEVIIYPGQKHGFFNIQKGGKQYFIKTLVAADNFLVEQGFISGNEKVAEWYKNTIEK; from the coding sequence GTGCATAAGCTAGCATTAAGTCTCATTTTCAGTTTTTTACTTTTCCCCAGCTTCGTCAATGCCAAGGACAAGGCACCCGAACTCAAGCCAGATGAAATTGTAAAATGGAAAAAAGTTCCTCAACGCGATCGTCCTTTAGAATTTCATTATTTTTATCCCGAAAAATTCAAAAAAACGGATTCCCGTCCCACAGTGGTTTTCTTTTTTGGGGGCGGTTGGTCCGGCTTCAATGCCACACAATTTTACCCGCAAGCTAAATACTATTCTTCCCGGGGCCTGCTTGCGATTTGCGCAACTTACCGAACAACGAGTTTCTACAAAACTGAGCCCTGGCAATGTGTACAGGATGCCAAGTCCACTGTTCGTCACTTAAAGGTCAATGCAAAACAGTTGGGTATTGATCCCAAGAAACTTATTGTCGGTGGTGGTTCCGCAGGCGGCCATATTGCCGCCGCAACGGCCACACTCAAAGAATGGAATAACAAAGAAGATGATCTAAGTATTTCCTCCACACCAAGTGCCCTATTACTCTTCAACCCCGTATTTGATAACGGTCCCGGAGGCTATGGCAATAATGAAAAAGATTCACGCGTTAAAAACTACTGGAAAACATTCTCACCACTGCACAACCTTAATGGTAAACAGCCACCCACACTTGTGCTCATGGGAGATAGAGATAAACATACCAGTGCTGAAAAAACTCGGCTCTATGGTGACACAATGAAGAAAAATAATAACACCTGTGAAGTGATCATCTACCCTGGACAAAAACACGGATTTTTCAATATCCAAAAAGGCGGCAAGCAATACTTCATCAAAACACTTGTGGCCGCAGATAATTTTCTAGTTGAGCAAGGTTTTATTTCTGGAAACGAGAAGGTCGCTGAGTGGTATAAAAACACTATAGAAAAGTAG
- a CDS encoding Fic family protein produces the protein MKRFSLKVSEAMHKSIRQLASQQKAINTLIDDFSKGELQPHNEPKNGKLSQQISFKLEDQQIEDLLKKAKLSDSRQMLKLLRSLLAAYIKVNSPLNFLRGLDNDLAEILKKRIRDEWTHDSTSIEGNTLSLGETSFILNEGLTISGKSLREHDEIAGHARAIEAIYQIYDREQLDEDDLFLVHRAMMINPAFDIYKPVGAWKKEDNGAYWGREYILYPSPQKTPHLMNLWLHEFNQIPRDLNLPEMLKAYSRLHILFTCIHPFFDGNGRMARLLANIPIIRAGYPPITIDSEKRFDYLEMMRQFHLLKDDALDFSGDLKSFSDLIYSQWKKTLNIVEEVKAIQEQREK, from the coding sequence ATGAAACGTTTTTCCCTAAAAGTTAGTGAAGCCATGCATAAAAGCATTAGGCAATTGGCCTCTCAGCAAAAAGCCATTAATACCCTTATTGATGATTTTTCAAAGGGAGAACTCCAGCCACATAATGAGCCGAAAAATGGAAAATTAAGTCAGCAAATAAGTTTTAAATTAGAAGATCAGCAAATCGAAGACTTGCTCAAAAAAGCCAAGCTGAGTGATAGTCGACAAATGCTCAAACTTCTGCGCTCATTACTTGCTGCTTATATCAAAGTCAATTCACCGCTTAATTTTCTTCGGGGCCTCGATAATGATTTAGCAGAGATTCTAAAGAAGCGAATTCGCGATGAATGGACTCATGATTCAACTTCAATTGAGGGCAACACCCTAAGCCTCGGAGAAACTTCTTTCATTCTCAATGAGGGCCTAACAATCTCAGGTAAATCCCTGAGAGAGCACGATGAGATTGCCGGACATGCCCGAGCCATCGAGGCTATTTATCAAATTTATGATCGTGAGCAGCTCGATGAAGACGATTTATTTTTAGTTCATCGTGCAATGATGATCAATCCCGCTTTTGACATCTATAAACCCGTAGGAGCTTGGAAAAAGGAAGATAATGGTGCTTACTGGGGCCGCGAATACATCCTCTATCCCTCACCACAAAAGACACCACATTTAATGAATCTATGGTTGCATGAATTCAATCAAATCCCGCGTGATTTGAATTTACCAGAGATGCTCAAGGCCTATAGCCGACTCCATATTCTTTTTACTTGTATTCATCCCTTTTTTGATGGCAATGGTAGGATGGCTCGCTTACTCGCGAATATCCCGATCATTCGTGCGGGCTATCCCCCCATCACTATTGATAGCGAGAAACGCTTTGATTATTTAGAAATGATGCGACAATTTCACCTCCTCAAAGATGATGCCCTCGATTTCAGCGGAGACCTCAAGAGCTTTAGTGATTTGATTTATTCTCAATGGAAAAAGACTCTCAATATCGTCGAGGAAGTTAAGGCCATACAAGAACAGAGGGAAAAATAA
- a CDS encoding type II secretion system protein codes for MSFRKKHFSLIEILVVVAIIGILASLLLPSLSKARKSAQLASCKSQIKQINFALYNYLDDNDQHFIPQRRNPSSLIIWDDDLFDYLSVSLTDNEKDGVKLNRTNYPQFTKKSPFKCPADNIVRNGDRNPRSYVYNVANTSGRFGFSGLGTTWGESISISQLGKSSEVLTFLQDDDHAEKKLGANGYSHIGTQWANSLEPENTHELVDRYSAGFADGSVRLIHKGNLYNALLHEPQ; via the coding sequence ATGTCTTTTCGTAAAAAACATTTCTCTCTGATCGAGATTTTAGTGGTGGTGGCCATCATCGGCATACTTGCCAGTTTACTTCTTCCCTCGCTAAGTAAAGCTCGAAAAAGTGCCCAACTCGCTAGCTGCAAAAGCCAAATTAAACAAATTAATTTTGCCCTTTACAATTATCTAGATGATAATGATCAACATTTTATTCCTCAACGGCGTAATCCTTCTAGTCTAATTATTTGGGATGACGACCTATTTGATTACCTCAGTGTTTCATTGACCGATAATGAAAAAGATGGCGTTAAGCTAAATCGCACTAATTACCCTCAATTCACCAAGAAAAGCCCTTTCAAATGCCCTGCAGATAACATAGTTAGAAATGGCGACCGCAACCCTAGGTCCTATGTCTACAACGTTGCTAATACAAGTGGTCGCTTTGGTTTCAGTGGCTTAGGAACGACCTGGGGAGAAAGTATTTCTATTTCTCAACTCGGAAAAAGTAGTGAAGTTCTCACCTTTCTACAAGACGATGACCATGCCGAAAAGAAATTAGGAGCGAACGGATATTCACATATAGGAACCCAGTGGGCTAATAGCCTAGAACCAGAAAATACTCACGAACTCGTTGACCGCTACAGCGCCGGCTTTGCCGATGGCAGTGTGAGACTCATCCACAAAGGCAATCTCTATAACGCTCTACTTCATGAACCGCAATAA
- a CDS encoding sulfatase family protein encodes MNFFFYILLFVSAGLCWADQKPNFIFMMADDMGYGDLEAYGYNDKLKTPNLNEMAANGMLFTSFYSQASVCSPTRFSCYTGRHPFRTGIWEANQGSLRDEEITLPEVLKKHGYATGHFGKWHLGQMVDDPTLGKGARMPMAPPHENGVDEWFAVHSCVPTFNPYGPNGEEAAESDNAYYHNGVRVTDNLVGDSSRIIMDRAIPFIEKAVQNETPFITYIWFNTPHAPVTGNPQWQSTYEPIVGKAWQYYSNLADMDKQVGRLRSKLQELGVANNTVLCFTSDNGPVSHGSSGPFRASKRHLFDGGVRVPGIIEWPAKVRKGSETAAISCTTDYFLTALDAAGIDYQSPYKMDGQSLVPILIEDESTRREPLMFQSHGSQVVLGEKFKAMRVYEGSFSQSHAEDAGLKLGEWGLFNRLSDVGEENNVAASKPEILSQFSRIFETWDASLKQSYLGQEFGEAGEKYADGSYRTQGGLKAKSQKAGKEKKGKKKQGKKKN; translated from the coding sequence ATGAATTTTTTCTTTTATATTTTACTCTTTGTGAGCGCTGGACTCTGTTGGGCAGACCAAAAGCCCAACTTCATTTTTATGATGGCTGATGACATGGGCTACGGCGATTTGGAAGCCTATGGCTACAATGACAAACTCAAGACACCAAACCTCAATGAGATGGCTGCAAACGGCATGCTGTTTACGAGCTTCTATTCTCAGGCATCCGTCTGCTCACCTACTCGCTTCAGTTGCTATACGGGTCGCCACCCCTTTAGAACGGGCATCTGGGAAGCTAACCAAGGCTCACTTCGCGATGAGGAAATCACCCTGCCAGAAGTTTTAAAAAAACATGGCTACGCTACGGGTCACTTCGGTAAATGGCACCTTGGTCAAATGGTCGATGATCCCACACTCGGTAAAGGGGCTCGCATGCCCATGGCGCCTCCACATGAAAATGGTGTGGATGAATGGTTTGCGGTTCACAGTTGTGTGCCGACTTTCAACCCCTATGGCCCCAATGGTGAAGAAGCGGCCGAATCGGATAACGCCTATTACCATAACGGAGTCAGAGTTACAGACAATCTCGTTGGTGATTCCTCAAGGATCATCATGGACCGCGCTATTCCCTTTATAGAAAAGGCAGTTCAAAATGAAACTCCCTTTATCACTTACATCTGGTTTAATACGCCCCATGCACCTGTAACTGGCAATCCTCAATGGCAATCAACTTATGAACCCATAGTCGGCAAAGCCTGGCAATACTACTCCAACCTCGCTGATATGGATAAACAAGTGGGGCGTTTGCGCAGCAAACTTCAAGAATTGGGTGTTGCGAATAATACCGTGCTCTGCTTCACTTCTGATAATGGCCCGGTTTCACACGGTAGCTCTGGTCCCTTTCGTGCGTCTAAGCGCCACCTCTTTGATGGCGGGGTTCGCGTCCCGGGAATTATCGAATGGCCAGCAAAAGTCCGCAAGGGAAGTGAAACTGCAGCCATCTCCTGTACCACAGATTACTTCCTAACTGCCCTAGATGCTGCAGGTATTGATTATCAATCACCCTATAAAATGGATGGACAAAGTCTAGTCCCTATTCTCATAGAGGATGAAAGTACACGTAGGGAGCCATTGATGTTTCAAAGTCATGGTTCACAAGTCGTCCTAGGGGAAAAATTTAAAGCCATGCGAGTTTACGAAGGCTCTTTTTCCCAAAGTCATGCTGAAGATGCAGGCCTAAAACTTGGTGAATGGGGACTATTTAATCGTTTAAGTGATGTGGGAGAAGAAAATAATGTTGCTGCTTCCAAACCCGAAATCCTCAGTCAATTTAGTCGCATCTTTGAAACTTGGGATGCGAGCCTTAAGCAGAGTTACCTAGGACAAGAATTTGGCGAAGCTGGAGAGAAATATGCCGATGGTTCTTATCGCACTCAAGGTGGTTTGAAAGCTAAAAGTCAAAAGGCTGGCAAAGAGAAAAAAGGGAAGAAAAAGCAAGGCAAGAAGAAAAACTAA